From a region of the Thiorhodovibrio winogradskyi genome:
- a CDS encoding EF-hand domain-containing protein, giving the protein MHRPTFTKPLMRVTLITFLLGFSALALAQMGQGGGGMQGGRGAGRMMPSFSDFDADGDGQITQEEFEQARAERIAERSSQGYQMRGLADAPSFADLDTNGDGTLDEKEFATGAAKRHGQPRP; this is encoded by the coding sequence ATGCATCGACCAACTTTCACCAAACCCTTGATGAGAGTGACACTAATCACCTTCTTACTCGGTTTCTCGGCCCTGGCGCTGGCCCAGATGGGGCAGGGGGGTGGCGGAATGCAAGGTGGCCGGGGTGCCGGGCGCATGATGCCGAGCTTTAGTGATTTCGATGCCGATGGTGATGGCCAAATCACTCAGGAGGAATTCGAGCAGGCTCGCGCCGAGCGCATTGCCGAGCGCTCGAGCCAGGGTTACCAGATGCGGGGGCTGGCCGATGCTCCAAGCTTCGCCGACCTGGACACCAATGGCGATGGGACGTTGGACGAGAAAGAATTTGCCACTGGTGCGGCCAAGCGTCATGGACAACCAAGGCCCTGA
- the phoU gene encoding phosphate signaling complex protein PhoU, translated as MTEPHTLKLFDKALDRATDDLLEMAESVSAMLERCLDTFLDKDCEAARQVIHSDLEIDRREEAIHAEVMDILARLQPVASDLRLVLAIERAASNLERVGDKAKNIAKRCLAMKGISPTLAPETIDLLRALERSVAKMLRDAIEALSRRSQLLATEVEQRDDTADELYDDLFHHAITQLQQRPEDAAANIHALFVGKNLERVGDHATNIAEEVHFILRGRNVSG; from the coding sequence ATGACCGAGCCCCATACCCTGAAATTATTCGATAAGGCACTGGATCGGGCAACCGATGATCTGCTCGAGATGGCCGAGTCCGTGAGCGCCATGCTTGAGCGTTGCCTAGACACCTTTCTCGACAAGGATTGCGAGGCTGCGCGGCAGGTCATTCATAGCGATCTGGAGATTGACCGACGGGAGGAAGCGATCCATGCCGAGGTGATGGATATTCTCGCACGCCTACAGCCGGTGGCGTCGGACCTGCGCCTCGTGCTCGCCATCGAGCGAGCCGCGAGCAACCTCGAGCGCGTTGGCGACAAGGCCAAGAATATCGCCAAGCGCTGTCTGGCAATGAAAGGCATATCGCCCACACTGGCGCCTGAGACCATCGATCTGCTGCGCGCGCTCGAGCGCTCCGTCGCCAAAATGCTACGCGATGCCATTGAAGCGCTATCCCGCCGAAGCCAACTCCTGGCCACCGAGGTCGAACAGCGCGACGACACCGCCGACGAACTCTACGACGATTTGTTCCACCACGCCATTACCCAGCTACAACAACGCCCGGAAGATGCCGCGGCGAACATCCACGCGCTTTTCGTCGGTAAGAATCTCGAGCGCGTTGGCGATCACGCGACCAACATCGCGGAAGAAGTGCACTTCATCCTGCGCGGGCGCAATGTCAGCGGCTAA
- a CDS encoding Rpn family recombination-promoting nuclease/putative transposase — protein sequence MADTRISLDLLDPKNDYVFKRLFTRAPQLLVALINAVRVGDGPPIACVIIRNAAIDGEELGDKSIALDILAEDDHGRFYDIEMQIRLHPALSVRNLFYLAKVYAQQLKAGEDYSQARAVIGIHLVDFELFTETKSQRQRAHWRFEFRDRDLPAVRLSDQLILHILELPKADRLGLTDRQENDLQAWVKFFKHWKETATMNTVESAPVQQAWNDLRRISADEEERYKALARERALSDAVTERNFALREGRREGRREGRREGRREGQAAILQRQLIKRFGPLDETSQARLESATQEQLEHWSDRILDAATLGAVFDEH from the coding sequence ATGGCCGACACCCGGATTTCGCTCGACCTGCTTGACCCCAAGAACGACTACGTCTTCAAGCGGTTGTTCACGCGTGCCCCGCAGCTGCTAGTCGCGCTCATTAACGCCGTGCGCGTTGGCGATGGTCCGCCCATTGCCTGCGTGATCATCCGCAACGCCGCCATTGACGGGGAGGAACTCGGCGACAAAAGCATCGCACTCGATATCCTGGCCGAAGACGACCACGGCCGGTTCTACGACATTGAAATGCAAATCCGCTTGCATCCCGCCCTGAGCGTGCGCAACCTGTTCTACCTTGCCAAGGTCTATGCGCAACAACTGAAGGCCGGTGAAGATTACAGCCAGGCGCGGGCTGTTATTGGCATCCACCTGGTTGACTTTGAACTCTTCACCGAGACGAAATCACAACGCCAACGCGCCCACTGGCGGTTTGAGTTCCGCGACCGGGACTTGCCCGCGGTGCGCTTGAGCGACCAACTCATTCTGCACATCCTTGAACTGCCCAAGGCCGACCGGCTGGGTCTAACCGACCGCCAGGAAAACGACCTGCAAGCTTGGGTTAAATTCTTCAAACACTGGAAGGAGACCGCCACCATGAATACCGTTGAGTCTGCTCCCGTTCAGCAAGCCTGGAATGACCTCAGACGGATCAGTGCCGATGAGGAGGAACGCTACAAAGCCCTCGCCCGTGAACGTGCACTGAGTGATGCGGTGACTGAGCGCAACTTTGCACTCCGCGAAGGTCGGCGTGAAGGCCGGCGTGAAGGCCGGCGTGAAGGTCGGCGTGAAGGTCAAGCCGCTATCCTGCAACGCCAGCTCATCAAACGTTTCGGTCCCCTTGACGAAACCAGCCAAGCGCGTCTAGAAAGCGCCACGCAAGAGCAACTTGAGCACTGGAGTGACCGCATCCTTGATGCCGCGACGCTCGGTGCCGTCTTTGACGAGCACTGA
- a CDS encoding group II intron maturase-specific domain-containing protein — MDAKESGFNFLGFTLQMSRGAKTGKWDPNVRPSDKAVGKIMAKVTDLTRRELTCIPLDDVVGSVNRSLRGWAGYFHFRNSSLAMSKVRNHAEQRLRIHLRKRHKVKNWKAGHAKFPSRDLYDRHGLHKLPKVPGWKTVHALV; from the coding sequence GTGGATGCCAAGGAATCGGGCTTCAACTTTCTGGGCTTTACGCTCCAGATGAGCCGAGGCGCCAAGACCGGCAAATGGGACCCGAACGTGCGCCCGTCGGACAAAGCTGTGGGAAAAATCATGGCAAAAGTGACGGACTTAACACGACGAGAACTGACCTGTATCCCGCTGGACGATGTGGTGGGGAGTGTCAACCGCAGCCTGAGAGGCTGGGCGGGCTACTTCCATTTCCGCAATTCCAGTCTGGCGATGAGTAAGGTCAGAAACCACGCCGAACAGCGGCTGCGAATCCACTTGCGAAAGCGACATAAGGTCAAGAACTGGAAGGCAGGCCATGCCAAATTCCCGTCTCGCGACCTCTATGACCGCCATGGACTGCACAAGCTCCCTAAGGTGCCCGGCTGGAAGACGGTGCATGCCTTGGTGTGA